In the genome of Arcobacter sp. F155, one region contains:
- a CDS encoding HD-GYP domain-containing protein, with translation MNQFTIYDLLNLKTRTYIYLMSLTSLVFLQTFCTNVCPFIDGLRPEQLFRNLVFIFIAHLIYREILYYSFRNQRKNISLPRQAYFLSMISWVLAGCTAFILHDTLYPEFPISSHLKIFSSYITLGAAILSQIEYILFEKRYKEISKNSNFTIFNEKISQRIIETFLIFTIAPIATLLLIVRRFNLDGVVDMHVTLEMVYIGLLMIMSAIVLAIVFGRVLKEDTKTIMSNIKNIENGNYINTKVINRPDELGEISYAIKNMSSSINEGLNKINNLNEEIISTQKEVVYAMGEIAETRSKETGNHVKRVAEYSKILALKLGLPEKEAELLKLASPMHDIGKVGIPDNILNKPGKLTVEEFEVMKTHAQLGFDMLKHSDKPILKAAAIVSKEHHEKYNGKGYPKGLKGEEIHIYGRITAVADVFDALGSDRVYKKAWDDEKIFNLFKEETGEHFCPKVIDAFFSSLDEIFEIRKRFKDT, from the coding sequence ATGAATCAGTTTACTATTTATGACCTATTAAACTTAAAAACACGTACCTATATTTATTTGATGTCTTTGACTTCACTTGTTTTTTTACAAACTTTCTGTACAAATGTTTGCCCATTTATAGATGGCCTAAGACCTGAGCAACTTTTTAGAAACTTAGTTTTCATATTTATTGCTCACTTGATATATAGAGAAATTCTTTATTACTCATTTAGAAATCAAAGAAAAAACATTTCCCTACCTAGGCAAGCTTATTTTTTAAGTATGATTTCATGGGTACTTGCTGGATGTACTGCTTTTATACTACATGATACACTATATCCAGAGTTTCCTATTTCAAGTCACTTAAAAATATTTTCTAGTTATATCACACTTGGAGCAGCCATTCTTTCTCAAATAGAGTATATACTGTTTGAAAAAAGATATAAAGAGATTTCAAAAAACTCTAATTTTACTATTTTTAATGAAAAGATTTCTCAAAGAATTATTGAAACCTTTTTAATATTTACTATAGCACCTATTGCAACTTTATTATTAATAGTAAGAAGATTTAACCTTGATGGTGTAGTTGATATGCATGTTACTCTTGAAATGGTTTATATTGGTTTACTTATGATTATGTCAGCAATTGTACTTGCAATAGTTTTTGGAAGAGTTTTAAAAGAAGATACTAAAACAATTATGTCAAATATTAAAAATATAGAAAATGGAAACTATATAAATACAAAAGTAATAAATAGACCAGATGAACTTGGTGAAATTTCATATGCTATTAAAAATATGTCTTCATCAATAAATGAAGGCTTAAACAAAATAAATAATCTTAACGAAGAGATAATAAGTACACAAAAAGAAGTTGTTTATGCAATGGGTGAAATCGCTGAAACAAGAAGTAAAGAGACAGGAAATCACGTAAAAAGAGTTGCTGAATACTCTAAAATTCTAGCATTAAAATTAGGTTTACCAGAAAAAGAAGCTGAGCTTTTAAAACTTGCTAGCCCAATGCATGATATTGGAAAAGTTGGAATTCCAGACAATATACTAAATAAGCCTGGAAAATTAACAGTTGAAGAGTTTGAAGTTATGAAAACACATGCCCAATTAGGTTTTGATATGTTAAAACACTCTGATAAACCAATATTAAAAGCAGCAGCTATTGTTTCAAAAGAGCATCATGAAAAGTACAATGGAAAAGGTTATCCAAAAGGGCTAAAAGGTGAAGAGATACATATCTATGGAAGAATAACAGCAGTTGCAGATGTCTTTGATGCCTTAGGAAGTGATAGAGTCTATAAAAAGGCTTGGGATGATGAAAAAATATTTAATCTTTTTAAAGAAGAAACAGGAGAACACTTTTGTCCTAAAGTTATTGATGCCTTCTTTAGTAGTCTTGATGAAATATTTGAAATAAGAAAAAGGTTCAAAGATACATAA
- the groL gene encoding chaperonin GroEL (60 kDa chaperone family; promotes refolding of misfolded polypeptides especially under stressful conditions; forms two stacked rings of heptamers to form a barrel-shaped 14mer; ends can be capped by GroES; misfolded proteins enter the barrel where they are refolded when GroES binds) has product MAKEITFSDNARNRLFTGVEKLADAVKVTMGPRGRNVLLQKSFGAPTITKDGVSVAREIELDDTLENMGAQLVKEVASKTADEAGDGTTTATVLAQSIFKEGLRNVTAGANPITLKRGMDKAAEAILANLKASSKEVANKTEIEQVATISANSDKAIGSMIAEAMDKVGKDGVITVEEAKGISDELDVVEGMQFDRGYLSPYFVTNSEKMITEMENPFILLYDKKISNLKEMLPILESVNQAGRPLLIIAEDVDGEALATLVVNRLRGSLNIAAVKAPGFGDRRKAMLEDIAVLTNGTVISEEMGMKLETADFSCLGTAARVVIDKDNTTIVDGIGETEKVTGRVNQIKAEIENTTSDYDREKLQERLAKLSGGVAVIKVGAATETEMKEKKDRVDDALSATRAAVEEGIVIGGGAALIRAASKVSLELDGDEQIGADIVLRAIKAPMKQIATNAGFDAGVVVNEVEKADNENFGFNAATGEYVDMFEAGIVDPAKVERVAMQNAVSVASLLLTTEATVTDIKADAPAAPAMPDMGGMGGMPGMM; this is encoded by the coding sequence ATGGCAAAAGAGATTACTTTTAGTGACAATGCAAGAAATAGATTATTTACAGGTGTTGAGAAGTTAGCTGATGCAGTAAAAGTTACAATGGGACCAAGAGGTAGAAATGTACTTTTACAAAAATCATTTGGTGCTCCAACTATTACAAAAGATGGTGTATCTGTTGCAAGAGAAATCGAGCTTGATGATACATTAGAAAACATGGGTGCACAACTTGTAAAAGAAGTTGCTTCAAAAACTGCTGATGAAGCAGGTGATGGTACAACTACTGCTACAGTTTTAGCACAATCTATTTTTAAAGAAGGTCTTAGAAATGTAACTGCTGGTGCAAACCCAATTACTTTAAAAAGAGGTATGGATAAAGCAGCTGAAGCAATTCTTGCTAATTTAAAAGCTTCTTCTAAAGAAGTTGCAAATAAAACTGAGATTGAGCAAGTTGCTACTATTTCAGCAAACTCTGACAAAGCTATTGGTTCTATGATTGCTGAAGCAATGGACAAAGTTGGAAAAGATGGTGTTATTACTGTTGAAGAAGCAAAAGGTATTTCTGATGAGCTAGATGTTGTTGAAGGTATGCAGTTTGATAGAGGTTATTTATCACCATACTTTGTAACTAATTCTGAAAAAATGATTACTGAAATGGAAAACCCATTTATTCTTTTATATGACAAAAAAATCTCTAACTTAAAAGAGATGTTACCAATTTTAGAATCAGTTAACCAAGCTGGTAGACCATTATTAATTATTGCAGAAGATGTAGATGGTGAAGCATTAGCTACATTAGTTGTAAATAGATTAAGAGGTTCTTTAAATATTGCAGCTGTTAAAGCTCCAGGTTTTGGTGATAGAAGAAAAGCTATGTTAGAAGATATTGCTGTATTAACAAATGGTACAGTTATTTCTGAAGAGATGGGAATGAAACTTGAAACTGCTGATTTCTCTTGCTTAGGAACTGCTGCTAGAGTTGTTATTGATAAAGATAACACTACTATTGTAGATGGTATTGGTGAGACTGAAAAAGTAACTGGAAGAGTTAACCAAATTAAAGCAGAAATTGAAAATACAACTTCTGACTATGATAGAGAAAAATTACAAGAAAGACTTGCAAAACTTTCTGGTGGTGTTGCAGTTATCAAAGTAGGTGCTGCTACTGAAACAGAAATGAAAGAGAAAAAAGACAGAGTTGATGATGCATTATCTGCAACAAGAGCTGCTGTTGAAGAAGGTATTGTAATCGGTGGTGGAGCTGCTTTAATTAGAGCTGCATCTAAAGTATCTTTAGAATTAGATGGTGATGAGCAAATTGGTGCAGATATTGTATTAAGAGCTATTAAAGCACCTATGAAACAAATTGCTACAAATGCTGGATTTGATGCTGGTGTTGTAGTAAATGAAGTTGAAAAAGCTGACAATGAAAACTTTGGATTCAACGCTGCTACTGGTGAGTATGTTGATATGTTCGAAGCAGGAATTGTTGACCCAGCTAAAGTTGAAAGAGTTGCAATGCAAAATGCTGTATCAGTTGCATCTTTACTTTTAACTACTGAAGCTACAGTAACTGATATTAAAGCTGATGCTCCAGCAGCTCCAGCTATGCCTGACATGGGTGGAATGGGTGGAATGCCTGGTATGATGTAA
- a CDS encoding chemotaxis protein CheW, whose amino-acid sequence MENNTTNNTNNNEEEIVNYANTSEYMTFELGKMKYAIELPKIREILTYPELITTLPNTKTWVKGLINLRGEVVPILDIRIKFKTGEAIYNDSTAVIAVITEDKRMIGLVVDKVDDVQRIDISSLAPVSDMGSAIPSKYLKGFVRLENNQMLVIMDVESVVDKEELK is encoded by the coding sequence ATGGAAAATAATACAACAAACAACACAAATAACAACGAAGAAGAAATTGTAAATTATGCAAATACAAGTGAGTATATGACATTTGAATTAGGAAAAATGAAGTATGCAATTGAACTGCCAAAAATAAGAGAGATTTTAACTTACCCTGAGTTAATTACAACACTACCAAATACAAAAACTTGGGTAAAAGGTTTAATCAACTTAAGAGGTGAAGTTGTACCAATTTTAGATATTAGAATTAAGTTTAAAACTGGTGAAGCAATTTACAATGATAGTACAGCTGTAATTGCAGTAATTACTGAAGATAAAAGAATGATTGGACTAGTTGTTGATAAAGTTGATGATGTACAAAGAATTGATATCTCATCTTTAGCTCCTGTTTCTGATATGGGTTCTGCAATCCCTTCAAAATACTTAAAAGGTTTTGTAAGACTAGAAAATAATCAAATGTTAGTAATTATGGATGTTGAATCAGTAGTTGACAAAGAAGAACTAAAATAA
- a CDS encoding response regulator transcription factor has product MQEKIEKLRAMKLLFVEDEDDLIEIISDTLDKLDTNYLTAKNGEEALELVEKNPDLSMIITDINMPVMNGLEMIEELKQKDINLPIIVMSAHTELEYINKAKELGVNDYLLKPFDFIKFINLIVSLDRSN; this is encoded by the coding sequence ATGCAAGAAAAAATTGAAAAACTTAGGGCGATGAAGCTTCTTTTTGTAGAAGATGAAGATGATTTAATCGAGATTATATCTGATACTTTAGATAAACTAGATACAAATTATCTTACTGCAAAAAATGGTGAAGAAGCGCTTGAATTAGTAGAAAAGAACCCTGATTTATCAATGATTATAACAGATATTAATATGCCAGTTATGAATGGTCTTGAAATGATTGAAGAGTTAAAACAAAAAGATATAAATCTTCCAATCATAGTAATGTCAGCACATACTGAATTAGAGTACATAAACAAAGCAAAAGAGCTTGGAGTAAATGATTATTTATTAAAGCCTTTTGATTTTATTAAGTTTATTAATTTAATTGTATCTTTGGATAGAAGTAACTAA
- the groES gene encoding co-chaperone GroES, protein MNFKPLGKRVLAQRTEVEEKTASGIILVDSAKEKPNTAKVVAVGSEVSELKEGDIIVFEQFRGTELSLEGEDYLVLDIENVIGVM, encoded by the coding sequence ATGAATTTTAAACCATTAGGAAAAAGAGTTCTTGCTCAAAGAACTGAAGTTGAAGAAAAAACTGCGAGCGGAATTATCCTAGTTGATTCTGCAAAAGAAAAACCAAATACTGCAAAAGTAGTTGCTGTTGGTTCTGAAGTATCAGAATTAAAAGAAGGTGACATTATCGTATTTGAACAATTTAGAGGAACTGAACTTTCATTAGAAGGTGAAGATTACTTAGTATTAGATATTGAAAACGTTATAGGAGTTATGTAA
- a CDS encoding response regulator, with product MPSVDKNLLKRLTILYVEDDESVRSEIVSLLSNFFQNVFSAKDGKEGLELYEQRKDDIDVIIADINMPNLSGIEMVKKIRETDKDISILFATAYSDNEFLSEAIKLKVFEYITKPIDIRKLMTVLNELALMKYQDFLIAQQTKELKKYKDIMYNNNIVIRTDSDFKIKHVNELFCEITGFDKDELVGKDIDTIRHPETDKKIYEKIKKVVPVDKQFEDRIKNLKKDGTYYISNTSVVAVLNDAGEFIGSLMIQKDETQEAIKRREVQSHLIKDKGEIFIKGKEASAELQHEINKLIYEIENLKKEVKAAKADKDQYVYTVEKYRVENKKLKQEYKRLRNEANSIEEKHNLVKKVNKENSDMKIENKMLHTKLENIESEHEKECKQIKVNFEIEIDDLEEELSALREKVENVENAEAVSQKLSYWKEKAKAEAKKVDRLEKELLNIAPKDVLVRIFGSS from the coding sequence ATGCCTAGTGTTGATAAGAACCTTTTAAAAAGACTCACTATTCTATACGTAGAAGATGATGAAAGTGTTAGAAGTGAGATAGTATCACTTTTATCAAACTTCTTTCAAAATGTTTTTTCTGCTAAAGATGGTAAAGAAGGTTTAGAACTTTATGAGCAAAGAAAAGATGATATTGATGTAATCATTGCCGATATTAATATGCCAAATCTAAGTGGAATAGAGATGGTAAAAAAAATAAGAGAAACAGATAAGGATATCTCTATTCTTTTTGCAACTGCATATTCTGATAATGAGTTTTTAAGTGAAGCCATAAAATTAAAAGTTTTTGAGTATATAACAAAACCAATTGATATAAGAAAATTAATGACTGTTCTTAATGAACTTGCATTAATGAAATATCAAGATTTTTTAATAGCTCAACAAACTAAAGAGCTTAAAAAATATAAAGATATCATGTACAATAATAATATTGTCATAAGAACAGATAGTGACTTTAAAATAAAGCATGTAAATGAACTATTTTGTGAGATTACAGGTTTTGATAAAGATGAATTAGTTGGTAAAGATATTGATACAATAAGACATCCAGAAACTGATAAAAAAATCTATGAAAAAATCAAAAAAGTAGTTCCTGTTGACAAGCAGTTTGAAGATAGAATAAAAAATCTTAAAAAAGATGGAACATACTATATTTCAAATACTTCTGTTGTAGCTGTACTAAATGACGCTGGTGAGTTTATTGGTTCATTAATGATTCAAAAAGATGAAACTCAAGAGGCAATAAAAAGAAGAGAAGTACAAAGTCACTTGATTAAAGATAAGGGTGAAATCTTTATAAAAGGTAAAGAAGCTAGTGCTGAGTTACAACATGAGATTAATAAACTAATCTATGAGATTGAAAACCTTAAAAAAGAGGTTAAAGCTGCAAAAGCAGATAAAGACCAATATGTTTATACTGTAGAGAAATATAGAGTAGAAAACAAAAAGCTAAAGCAAGAGTATAAAAGACTTAGAAATGAAGCTAATTCTATAGAAGAGAAGCATAACTTAGTAAAAAAAGTTAATAAAGAAAACTCTGATATGAAGATAGAAAATAAAATGCTTCATACCAAACTTGAAAATATTGAAAGTGAACATGAAAAAGAGTGTAAACAAATAAAAGTTAACTTTGAAATTGAAATTGATGATTTAGAAGAAGAACTAAGTGCTTTAAGAGAAAAAGTTGAAAATGTAGAAAATGCAGAAGCAGTTTCTCAAAAACTTTCATACTGGAAAGAAAAGGCAAAAGCTGAAGCTAAAAAGGTTGATAGATTAGAAAAAGAGCTTTTAAACATAGCTCCAAAAGATGTTTTAGTTAGAATTTTTGGAAGCTCGTAA
- a CDS encoding YkgJ family cysteine cluster protein: MKSFIPISNNNFTFDSCSNCNANCCDGRKGTIYSQVLKEEFEKTYKNFPILFIFGELGFCKPVILLTNGKEFCFYQQNHMCSIYEDRPTVCRTYPLSPNLDNQIYIDITCPEVNKGNSFLIKNENIIMDSYKNSIFDNYQDKYIETHFEFETLDKKDFELAITINDVIFYKYIGDNDSLYINLHKKSLDNLQKYF; the protein is encoded by the coding sequence ATGAAAAGCTTTATTCCTATTTCAAATAATAATTTTACTTTTGATTCATGTTCTAACTGTAATGCAAACTGTTGTGATGGAAGAAAAGGAACTATTTATTCTCAAGTTTTAAAAGAAGAGTTTGAAAAGACGTATAAAAACTTTCCTATATTATTTATCTTTGGTGAGCTTGGTTTTTGTAAGCCAGTTATACTTTTAACAAATGGAAAAGAGTTTTGCTTTTACCAACAAAATCATATGTGTAGCATCTATGAAGATAGACCAACTGTATGTAGAACATATCCCCTTAGCCCAAATTTGGATAATCAAATTTATATTGATATCACTTGCCCTGAAGTAAATAAAGGAAATAGCTTTTTGATAAAAAATGAAAATATTATTATGGACTCATATAAAAACTCTATTTTTGATAATTATCAAGATAAATATATAGAAACACATTTTGAATTTGAAACTCTTGATAAGAAAGATTTTGAACTAGCTATTACAATCAATGATGTAATCTTTTATAAATATATTGGAGATAATGACTCTTTATATATAAACCTACACAAAAAATCTTTAGATAACTTACAAAAGTACTTTTAG
- a CDS encoding inositol monophosphatase family protein yields the protein MKEKLIEIIKEAGKILKDGYSSNKEVNFKAKKDLVTKYDVAVEEFLKEKFSKEFTDFNIIAEESDNKNIEFKDSIIVDPIDGTTNFVNQVPHTCISVGVYKDKEPYIGIVYNPILDELYEAEVGEGAFLNGKKLEVSKENDFQKSLLATGFPYSNSTNQDDLNDVIEKIRIILPRCQDIRRLGSAAIDLCFIARGTYEGYYEMNLKAWDVSAGIIILEEAGGKFTNLSGDKYTLFEDKYIVASNGLIHDELITLLNQ from the coding sequence ATGAAAGAAAAACTAATAGAAATCATAAAAGAAGCAGGAAAGATATTAAAAGATGGATATTCTTCAAATAAAGAAGTGAACTTTAAAGCAAAAAAAGATTTAGTTACTAAATATGATGTGGCAGTTGAAGAGTTCTTAAAAGAGAAGTTTTCAAAAGAGTTTACTGATTTTAATATTATTGCTGAGGAATCAGATAATAAAAATATTGAATTTAAAGATTCAATTATAGTTGACCCAATTGATGGGACTACTAACTTTGTAAATCAAGTACCTCATACTTGTATTTCAGTTGGAGTATATAAAGATAAAGAGCCATATATTGGAATAGTTTATAACCCAATATTAGATGAACTTTATGAAGCAGAAGTTGGTGAAGGTGCTTTTTTAAATGGTAAAAAATTAGAAGTTTCAAAAGAGAATGATTTTCAAAAATCTTTATTAGCTACAGGATTTCCATATAGTAATAGTACAAATCAAGATGATTTAAATGATGTAATTGAAAAAATAAGAATAATTCTTCCAAGATGTCAAGATATAAGAAGACTTGGAAGTGCGGCAATTGATTTATGCTTTATAGCACGTGGAACTTATGAAGGTTATTATGAAATGAATCTAAAAGCTTGGGATGTAAGTGCTGGAATTATTATCTTAGAAGAGGCTGGTGGTAAGTTTACTAACCTAAGTGGAGATAAATATACTTTATTTGAAGATAAGTATATAGTGGCTTCAAATGGTTTAATCCATGATGAGTTAATAACACTACTTAATCAATAA
- a CDS encoding ferredoxin: MMPQMPQPTFYIFKCEQSAPPGMPKPSCVNEQTQDLFNHLAQTLMQKGVMGPVQAIRTSCLGRCQMGPVMMVEPGHYMYSNLSKEKLDKIVDEHIIGGNPVAEYLIPEQFWGEPINLAQ; this comes from the coding sequence ATGATGCCTCAGATGCCTCAACCAACGTTCTACATATTTAAATGTGAACAAAGTGCACCTCCTGGAATGCCTAAGCCTTCATGTGTAAATGAACAAACTCAAGATTTGTTTAATCATCTTGCTCAAACATTAATGCAAAAAGGTGTTATGGGACCAGTTCAAGCAATTAGAACTTCATGTCTAGGTAGATGTCAAATGGGACCAGTAATGATGGTAGAGCCAGGGCACTATATGTATAGTAATCTATCTAAGGAAAAACTAGATAAAATAGTAGATGAACATATTATAGGTGGTAATCCTGTAGCGGAATATTTAATCCCAGAACAGTTCTGGGGAGAACCTATAAATTTAGCTCAATAG
- a CDS encoding YbaB/EbfC family nucleoid-associated protein yields the protein MFDGMDLSKINLNDVMGQVQEMADKAKEDNANKIFTAKAGGGMVEISINGNSEVIDLQIDDSLLDDKDSLQILLISCMNDVIKQSDENKKAMAMNMMGGFGSFGQKS from the coding sequence ATGTTTGATGGAATGGATTTAAGTAAAATCAACTTAAATGATGTAATGGGGCAAGTTCAAGAAATGGCTGATAAAGCTAAAGAAGATAATGCCAATAAAATCTTTACTGCTAAAGCTGGTGGTGGTATGGTTGAAATCTCAATCAATGGAAACTCAGAAGTAATTGATTTACAAATTGATGATTCACTACTAGATGATAAAGACTCTTTACAAATTCTTTTAATCTCTTGTATGAATGATGTAATAAAACAAAGCGATGAAAATAAAAAAGCAATGGCAATGAATATGATGGGTGGATTTGGTTCTTTTGGACAAAAATCTTAG
- the panD gene encoding aspartate 1-decarboxylase, whose protein sequence is MTFDMLYSKIHRATVTDANLNYVGSITIDEDLMKASKLRVGQKVEIVNVNNGERFATYVIKGKAGSKDMCLNGAAARKVEIGDKIIVISYASYSEEELENYKPTVVIVDDENNIDTVTNELVGSDHV, encoded by the coding sequence ATGACATTTGATATGCTGTATAGTAAAATACATAGGGCAACTGTTACAGATGCAAATCTTAACTATGTTGGGTCAATTACAATTGATGAAGATTTAATGAAAGCTTCAAAGCTTAGAGTAGGTCAAAAAGTAGAAATTGTAAATGTAAACAATGGTGAAAGATTTGCTACATATGTTATTAAAGGGAAAGCTGGAAGTAAAGATATGTGCTTAAATGGTGCAGCAGCTAGAAAAGTAGAAATTGGTGACAAAATTATAGTAATCTCTTATGCTTCATATTCTGAAGAAGAGTTAGAAAACTATAAGCCAACAGTAGTAATTGTTGATGATGAAAATAATATTGACACAGTTACAAATGAATTAGTAGGAAGTGACCATGTTTGA
- a CDS encoding polyprenyl synthetase family protein: protein MNKLLETFENHLLENLPKSKTFHPHFEEALANMLQAGGKRFRPMLLLSVVNSKKSLLIPNSLDVALGLEMLHTYSLIHDDLPAMDDADLRRGFETLHKKYGEVTAILVGDALNTESFNKIANAPLHNDIKVELIKTLSSDGGIDGMIIGQAIDCFYENKRLELDQLEFLHTNKTAKLIAGSLKMGAIIAEYDLETQEKLYNFGIDLGLLFQIQDDIIDETQTEEEAGKTTQNDEAKNSFVNLLGLAGAKEAADKLAKKCENTLNTFDTNLKENLDELLTKYLFRHNS from the coding sequence ATGAATAAACTATTAGAAACTTTTGAAAATCACCTTTTAGAAAACCTTCCAAAATCTAAAACTTTTCATCCCCACTTTGAAGAAGCATTGGCAAATATGCTTCAAGCTGGGGGTAAAAGATTTAGACCAATGTTACTTCTTAGTGTAGTTAACTCAAAAAAATCTTTACTTATTCCAAATTCACTTGATGTTGCTCTAGGTTTAGAGATGCTTCATACTTACTCTTTAATCCATGATGATTTACCAGCAATGGATGATGCAGATTTAAGAAGAGGTTTTGAAACTTTACATAAAAAGTATGGAGAAGTAACTGCAATCTTAGTTGGAGATGCTTTAAATACAGAAAGTTTTAATAAAATAGCAAATGCACCTTTACACAATGACATAAAAGTTGAGTTAATCAAAACTTTATCTAGTGATGGTGGAATTGATGGAATGATTATTGGGCAAGCAATTGATTGTTTCTATGAAAACAAAAGATTAGAACTTGATCAGTTAGAGTTTTTGCATACTAATAAAACTGCTAAGCTTATTGCTGGAAGTTTAAAAATGGGTGCTATAATTGCCGAATATGATTTAGAAACACAAGAAAAATTATATAACTTTGGAATTGATTTAGGATTACTATTTCAAATTCAAGATGATATTATAGATGAAACACAAACAGAAGAAGAAGCTGGAAAGACTACACAAAATGATGAGGCAAAAAACTCTTTTGTAAATCTTTTAGGATTAGCAGGTGCAAAAGAGGCAGCAGATAAATTAGCTAAAAAATGTGAAAATACTTTAAATACTTTTGATACAAATCTAAAAGAAAATTTAGATGAACTACTTACAAAGTACCTTTTTAGGCACAATTCATAA
- a CDS encoding peptidylprolyl isomerase, producing MKKIFLFLFSLVLFLEANNPIATIKTSQGDIKVELRADLAPKAVENFVKHSKDGYYNGTIFHRVIKNFMIQGGDPTGTGRGGESIWGKPFKDEFSPKALFDKTGVLAMANAGPNTNGSQFFITTVPTYWLNGRHTIFGYVKEGMDVVKKIENVPTSGRYQGNKPLSEQKIISIEIK from the coding sequence ATGAAAAAGATATTTCTTTTTTTATTTTCACTTGTGTTGTTTTTAGAAGCAAATAATCCAATTGCTACAATTAAAACTTCTCAAGGTGATATTAAAGTAGAGCTTAGAGCTGATTTAGCACCTAAAGCTGTTGAAAACTTTGTAAAACACTCAAAAGATGGATACTATAATGGAACAATCTTCCATAGAGTTATTAAAAACTTTATGATTCAAGGGGGAGACCCAACAGGAACAGGAAGAGGTGGAGAATCAATTTGGGGAAAACCATTTAAAGATGAATTCTCACCAAAAGCTCTTTTTGATAAAACTGGTGTTTTAGCAATGGCTAATGCAGGACCAAATACAAATGGAAGTCAATTTTTTATTACTACTGTTCCAACTTATTGGTTAAATGGTAGACACACTATTTTTGGATATGTAAAAGAAGGAATGGATGTGGTTAAAAAAATAGAGAATGTACCAACATCAGGAAGATATCAAGGGAATAAACCTTTAAGTGAACAAAAAATTATCTCTATTGAAATAAAATAG